Proteins co-encoded in one Cinclus cinclus chromosome Z, bCinCin1.1, whole genome shotgun sequence genomic window:
- the MIER3 gene encoding mesoderm induction early response protein 3 isoform X1 yields the protein MAEASFGSSSPVGSLSSEDHDFDPSAEMLVHDYDDERTLEEEEMMEESKNFSSEIEDLEKEGNMPLEDLLAFYGYESTIPVMPGSSANSSPSELADELPDMTLDKEEIAKDLLSGDDEETQSSADDLTPSVTSHEATDFFPRPLRSNTTCDGDKESDGEDVEADNGNSSEDLRKEIMVGSQYQAEIPAYLGRCNDDEKAYENEDHLLWKPDVISESKVKEYLFETSLRTGNEKMIGRIPEGLHTRDNEQALYELLKSSHNVKEAIERYCSNGKASQEEMTAWTEEECRSFENALLMYGKDFHLIQKNKVRTRTVAECVAFYYMWKKSERYDYFAQQTRFGKKKYNHHPGVTDYMDRLVDEAESLGGAVHSSSNSRTENIPDQQLSILNSITANELTALTNSVATVCHTSDVNCLDDAFPPMDSLPRAPVNHVPVGTEELLNLPSNGESDCFNLFETGFYHSDLNQMNMCSEEAERPAKRLKMGIAVPESFMNDVSVNNLGVDFENHTHHITSAKMAVSVADFSSLSANETNGFINTHTLHQHAALHSE from the exons ATGGCGGAG GCTTCCTTTGGGAGTTCGAGCCCAG TTGGCTCTTTGTCATCTGAGGATCATGACTTTGACCCATCTGCTGAAATGCTGGTACATGATTATGATGATGAGCGAACTCTTGAAGAAGAGGAAATgatggaagaaagcaaaaatttcaGCTCTGAAATTGAAGATTTAGAAAAG GAAGGAAACATGCCTTTGGAAGATTTACTAGCATTCTATGGCTATGAATCCACGATTCCAGTCATGCCGGGTTCCAGTGCGAATAGCTCTCCAAGTGAACTTGCAGATGAACTTCCAGATATGACTCTAGATAAA GAGGAAATCGCTAAAGACCTCTTGTCGGGTGATGATGAAGAAACACAGTCCTCTGCTGATGACTTGACACCATCAGTTACTTCACATGAGGCTACTGACTTCTTTCCTCGGCCACTAAGAT CAAACACCACGTGTGATGGAGACAAGGAATCTGATGGTGAAGATGTAGAGGCAGACAATGGTAATTCATCTGAAGATTTGAGAAAG gaaataatgGTTGGTTCACAGTACCAGGCTGAAATTCCAGCTTACCTTGGCAGATGCAATGATGATGAAAAGG CTTATGAAAATGAAGACCATTTACTTTGGAAACCTGATGTGATCTCAGAAAGTAAAGTCAAAGAATACCTTTTTGAAACCTCCTTAAgaacaggaaatgaaaaaatgatTGGCAGAATTCCTGAAGGACTACATACACGGGACAATGAACAA gCCCTGTATGAACTTCTTAAAAGTAGCCATAATGTTAAAGAAGCAATTGAGAGATACTGCTCAAATGGAAAGGCATCTCAGG AAGAGATGACAGCATGGACAGAAGAAGAGTGCAGAAGTTTTGAAAATGCACTTCTGATGTATGGAAAAGACTTTCATCTCATACAGAAAAACAAG GTAAGAACCAGAACAGTTGCTGAGTGTGTGGCTTTCTACTACATGTGGAAAAAGTCAGAACGTTATGATTACTTTGCTCAGCAAACAagatttggaaaaaagaaatataaccATCATCCAGGAGTTAC GGACTACATGGATCGTTTGGTAGATGAAGCAGAATCCCTTGGAGGAGCAGTGCATTCTTCATCTAATAGTCGAACAGAAAACATTCCTGATCAACAGCTAAGCATTTTGAATTCTATCACTGCCAATGAGTTGACAG CACTGACAAACAGTGTAGCTACAGTCTGCCACACTTCAGATGTGAACTGCCTGGATGATGCTTTTCCTCCCATGGACAGCTTACCCCGAGCACCAGTTAATCATGTGCCTGTTGGAACAGAAGAACTGCTTAACTTGCCTAGCAATGGTGAAAGtgattgttttaatttatttgagaCTGGCTTTTATCACTCAGACCTAAACCAAATGAACATGTGCAGTGAGGAGGCAGAAAGACCTGCAAAGAGATTGAAAATGGGGATTGCTGTCCCAGAATCTTTCATGAATGATGTCTCTGTAAATAACCTTGGTGTGGACTTCGAGAACCACACACACCATATTACCAGTGCCAAAATGGCTGTTTCAGTGGCTGACTTCAGCAGTCTATCTGCAAATGAGACAAATGGTTTTATCAATACCCACACTCTCCACCAACATGCTGCCCTTCACTCAGAATGA
- the MIER3 gene encoding mesoderm induction early response protein 3 isoform X2 translates to MAEASFGSSSPVGSLSSEDHDFDPSAEMLVHDYDDERTLEEEEMMEESKNFSSEIEDLEKEGNMPLEDLLAFYGYESTIPVMPGSSANSSPSELADELPDMTLDKEEIAKDLLSGDDEETQSSADDLTPSVTSHEATDFFPRPLRSNTTCDGDKESDGEDVEADNGNSSEDLRKEIMVGSQYQAEIPAYLGRCNDDEKAYENEDHLLWKPDVISESKVKEYLFETSLRTGNEKMIGRIPEGLHTRDNEQALYELLKSSHNVKEAIERYCSNGKASQEMTAWTEEECRSFENALLMYGKDFHLIQKNKVRTRTVAECVAFYYMWKKSERYDYFAQQTRFGKKKYNHHPGVTDYMDRLVDEAESLGGAVHSSSNSRTENIPDQQLSILNSITANELTALTNSVATVCHTSDVNCLDDAFPPMDSLPRAPVNHVPVGTEELLNLPSNGESDCFNLFETGFYHSDLNQMNMCSEEAERPAKRLKMGIAVPESFMNDVSVNNLGVDFENHTHHITSAKMAVSVADFSSLSANETNGFINTHTLHQHAALHSE, encoded by the exons ATGGCGGAG GCTTCCTTTGGGAGTTCGAGCCCAG TTGGCTCTTTGTCATCTGAGGATCATGACTTTGACCCATCTGCTGAAATGCTGGTACATGATTATGATGATGAGCGAACTCTTGAAGAAGAGGAAATgatggaagaaagcaaaaatttcaGCTCTGAAATTGAAGATTTAGAAAAG GAAGGAAACATGCCTTTGGAAGATTTACTAGCATTCTATGGCTATGAATCCACGATTCCAGTCATGCCGGGTTCCAGTGCGAATAGCTCTCCAAGTGAACTTGCAGATGAACTTCCAGATATGACTCTAGATAAA GAGGAAATCGCTAAAGACCTCTTGTCGGGTGATGATGAAGAAACACAGTCCTCTGCTGATGACTTGACACCATCAGTTACTTCACATGAGGCTACTGACTTCTTTCCTCGGCCACTAAGAT CAAACACCACGTGTGATGGAGACAAGGAATCTGATGGTGAAGATGTAGAGGCAGACAATGGTAATTCATCTGAAGATTTGAGAAAG gaaataatgGTTGGTTCACAGTACCAGGCTGAAATTCCAGCTTACCTTGGCAGATGCAATGATGATGAAAAGG CTTATGAAAATGAAGACCATTTACTTTGGAAACCTGATGTGATCTCAGAAAGTAAAGTCAAAGAATACCTTTTTGAAACCTCCTTAAgaacaggaaatgaaaaaatgatTGGCAGAATTCCTGAAGGACTACATACACGGGACAATGAACAA gCCCTGTATGAACTTCTTAAAAGTAGCCATAATGTTAAAGAAGCAATTGAGAGATACTGCTCAAATGGAAAGGCATCTCAGG AGATGACAGCATGGACAGAAGAAGAGTGCAGAAGTTTTGAAAATGCACTTCTGATGTATGGAAAAGACTTTCATCTCATACAGAAAAACAAG GTAAGAACCAGAACAGTTGCTGAGTGTGTGGCTTTCTACTACATGTGGAAAAAGTCAGAACGTTATGATTACTTTGCTCAGCAAACAagatttggaaaaaagaaatataaccATCATCCAGGAGTTAC GGACTACATGGATCGTTTGGTAGATGAAGCAGAATCCCTTGGAGGAGCAGTGCATTCTTCATCTAATAGTCGAACAGAAAACATTCCTGATCAACAGCTAAGCATTTTGAATTCTATCACTGCCAATGAGTTGACAG CACTGACAAACAGTGTAGCTACAGTCTGCCACACTTCAGATGTGAACTGCCTGGATGATGCTTTTCCTCCCATGGACAGCTTACCCCGAGCACCAGTTAATCATGTGCCTGTTGGAACAGAAGAACTGCTTAACTTGCCTAGCAATGGTGAAAGtgattgttttaatttatttgagaCTGGCTTTTATCACTCAGACCTAAACCAAATGAACATGTGCAGTGAGGAGGCAGAAAGACCTGCAAAGAGATTGAAAATGGGGATTGCTGTCCCAGAATCTTTCATGAATGATGTCTCTGTAAATAACCTTGGTGTGGACTTCGAGAACCACACACACCATATTACCAGTGCCAAAATGGCTGTTTCAGTGGCTGACTTCAGCAGTCTATCTGCAAATGAGACAAATGGTTTTATCAATACCCACACTCTCCACCAACATGCTGCCCTTCACTCAGAATGA